A stretch of the uncultured Desulfobacter sp. genome encodes the following:
- a CDS encoding DHH family phosphoesterase, producing MTSNREKVKQFLSHFSGTAKVLVIINADPDAIASAMAVKRILWRRVSEVVITYFNKITRPDNLAMIEYTEAGIVPLTDVDKALFNKFVVVDSQPDHNENFSGIEYDAIIDHHPLSCTDGVFVDIRPDYGACSTMLSEYMRSLNVKPSAKLASALMLGIKTDTANFTRQASSRDIRAFQFLYKYANMNIVTKVERAYMTESDLDFLGNAIKKRTIRDNRAFYHAGIISKPDELVVAADFFLSIAGVNWSVVSGVVDKRLIVILRNDGLRKGAGKTAQEAFSKFGSAGGHKTMARAELDISLIRKEIKRVNQKALAQWVVERITQTAGKKIE from the coding sequence ATGACCAGTAACCGGGAAAAAGTTAAACAATTTCTGTCCCATTTTTCAGGAACCGCCAAGGTGCTTGTAATCATCAATGCGGACCCTGATGCCATTGCATCTGCCATGGCTGTAAAACGCATTTTATGGCGCCGGGTCAGTGAGGTTGTGATTACCTATTTTAATAAAATTACCCGGCCTGACAATCTGGCCATGATTGAGTATACCGAAGCCGGCATCGTTCCCCTGACAGATGTGGACAAAGCTTTGTTTAATAAATTTGTGGTGGTTGATTCCCAGCCCGACCATAATGAGAATTTTTCAGGTATTGAATATGATGCCATCATTGATCACCATCCATTATCCTGTACTGATGGTGTTTTTGTAGATATCCGGCCCGATTACGGGGCCTGTTCCACAATGCTTAGCGAATATATGCGCAGCCTGAATGTAAAACCCTCTGCAAAACTTGCCTCCGCCTTGATGCTGGGGATAAAAACGGATACAGCCAATTTTACCCGCCAAGCCTCTTCCAGGGATATCAGAGCTTTTCAGTTTTTGTACAAATATGCGAATATGAATATTGTCACCAAGGTTGAGCGGGCCTATATGACGGAATCAGATTTGGATTTTTTAGGAAACGCTATAAAAAAAAGAACCATACGGGACAACCGGGCTTTTTATCATGCTGGAATCATTTCCAAGCCCGATGAACTGGTGGTGGCTGCTGATTTTTTTCTCTCCATTGCCGGGGTGAACTGGAGCGTGGTATCCGGCGTGGTGGATAAACGATTGATTGTAATCCTTCGCAATGATGGTCTGCGCAAAGGCGCCGGAAAGACAGCCCAGGAGGCCTTTTCCAAATTCGGATCTGCCGGGGGACATAAAACCATGGCCCGGGCTGAACTGGATATTTCCCTGATTCGCAAGGAGATCAAGCGGGTAAACCAAAAGGCACTGGCCCAATGGGTGGTTGAACGGATCACACAGACCGCAGGAAAAAAGATCGAATAA
- a CDS encoding rubredoxin produces MYDPAQGDPDSGIAPGTAFEDLPENWNCPVCGEPKCEFRKKG; encoded by the coding sequence GTGTATGACCCGGCACAAGGCGATCCGGACAGTGGCATTGCCCCCGGCACAGCCTTTGAAGATCTTCCTGAAAACTGGAACTGCCCTGTATGCGGTGAACCCAAATGCGAATTTAGAAAAAAAGGGTAA
- a CDS encoding rubredoxin, whose translation MDKYVCGPCGYVYDPAEGDADGGIDPGTAFEDLPEDWVCPVCGAAKDEFEKE comes from the coding sequence ATGGACAAATATGTATGCGGCCCCTGTGGTTATGTATATGATCCGGCAGAAGGCGATGCAGACGGCGGTATTGATCCCGGCACAGCGTTTGAAGATCTTCCCGAAGATTGGGTCTGTCCCGTGTGTGGCGCAGCCAAAGATGAATTTGAAAAAGAATAA